A genomic window from Populus nigra chromosome 7, ddPopNigr1.1, whole genome shotgun sequence includes:
- the LOC133699225 gene encoding PH, RCC1 and FYVE domains-containing protein 1-like — protein sequence MGEESLTTVPFDRTVEQAILAMKKGAQLLKCGRRGKPKFCPFRLSTDEKYLIWYSGQEEKQLRLSLVTTIVPGQRTRQLQPDKENQSFSLIYTNGDHSSSLDLICKDNAQADSWFIGLRAVISKCHHSRPFCALKNHRVAQSCVNSPAGFIRRKHNLGILEDDTELSQVHSLHGSPMQSISDRGFSDGLSLSSDSLCFSEASLPLLQTVEDFLIPHTPNAEQQNIKKNGSDNGFAEFQKNMCRRIIGSNHRSHRTEKNDVLKDVLIWGEGAGGGNIGCVGNQFGYHSTLQMDSLLPKLLEPTVMLDVRNISLGRNHAALITKRGEVFCWGEGSRGKLGHKVDMDVSSPTIVESLDGFLVKFVACGEYQTCALTDSGELFVWGENKYGGNLVCEERTGSQWLPRQISGPLAGVSISNVACGDWHTAAVSSSGQLFTYGDGTFGVLGHGNLQSVFHPKEVESLKGLWVKSVACGSWHTAAIVDVIFDRFKFNGVGGKLFTWGDGDKGRLGHADLEKKLQPTCVAQLVEHDFVQVSCGRMLTVALTRTGKIYTMGSSVHGQLGNPQAKNKSIAIVEGKLKEEFVKEISSGTYHVAALTSGGSVYTWGKGTNGQLGLGNVEDRNVPTLVEALRDRQVQSIACGSNLTAAICLHKSISVSDQSACKGCRMPFGFTRKKHNCYNCGLLFCRVCSSKKLINASLAPNKSKLCRVCDSCFNSLQNITHPGGGSRKLLSQQKALSDEKEERGGATPPGHRLQLMSRPSLESQPGERKTSRNQGEKQQHLETVPSISAGLPRWGQVSCPAIFESCYRMDSVHPLEPISSSSSSLNLEEDKHESNNILVEEVERLRAQAKGLEMQCQTGSQKIQECQQTIEKTWLLAREEAAKCKAANGIIKALVLRLHAMSDKVSVRKGAEDGGDPYQPQTRPDYTDTPTVFASTHSPLRVRLPKDCNVESLSSSPIVFSNSLKSLDGRELCHENSMLGEDLHDSTTDPRRKGTNASKLEWVEQYEPGVYITFTVSPGGEKGLKRVRFSRKRFAEKEAGRWWEENEVMVYQHYGIEGYNKSNQNQEKS from the exons ATGGGTGAAGAATCCTTAACTACAGTCCCCTTTGACAGAACTGTTGAACag GCAATTCTGGCTATGAAGAAGGGTGCTCAACTACTGAAATGTGGAAGAAGAGGAAAGCCCAAGTTCTGTCCATTTAGGCTTTCAACG GATGAGAAGTACTTGATTTGGTATTCCGGACAGGAGGAGAAACAATTGAGACTGAGCTTAGTTACGACGATTGTTCCTGGACAAAGGACT AGGCAACTTCAACCAGATAAAGAGAATCAATCATTTTCACTTATATATACAAATGGTGACCACTCGAGCTCACTTGATTTG ATATGCAAGGACAATGCGCAGGCTGATTCTTGGTTTATAGGCTTAAGGGCTGTGATATCCAAGTGTCACCATTCTAGGCCTTTTTGTGCCCTGAAGAACCACAGAGTAGCACAAAGCTGTGTAAATAGTCCAGCTGGCTTTATCAGAAGAAAACATAATCTAGGAATTCTGGAGGATGACACCGAATTGTCGCAG GTGCATAGCTTACATGGAAGTCCTATGCAGTCGATTTCAGACAGGGGTTTTTCCGATGGATTGTCTCTTTCTTCTGATAGCCTTTGTTTCTCGGAAGCGAGTCTTCCACTATTACAAACTGTGGAGGATTTCTTAATTCCACATACTCCAAATGCTGAACaacaaaatatcaagaaaaatggATCTGATAATGGGTTTGCAGAGTTCCAAAAGAATATGTGTCGTAGAATTATTGGTTCGAATCATAGGTCTCATCGAACAGAGAAAAATGATGTCCTAAAGGATGTTTTAATCTGGGGAGAAGGAGCAGGAGGAGGAAATATAGGGTGTGTGGGCAACCAGTTTGGTTACCACAGTACATTGCAAATGGATTCTTTATTGCCAAAATTGCTGGAACCCACCGTGATGTTAGATGTAAGAAATATATCTTTAGGAAGGAACCATGCTGCCTTAATCACCAAACGAGGGGAAGTTTTCTGCTGGGGCGAGGGGAGTCGAGGAAAGCTTGGGCATAAAGTTGACATGGATGTGAGCTCTCCAACAATTGTTGAATCCTTAGATGGTTTCCTTGTGAAATTTGTTGCTTGTGGTGAATATCAAACTTGTGCTCTGACAGATTCTGGTGAACTGTTTGTCTGGGGTGAGAACAAATATGGAGGTAATTTGGTGTGCGAGGAGAGAACTGGAAGCCAGTGGTTACCACGTCAAATTTCAGGTCCCTTGGCTGGTGTCAGTATATCAAATGTTGCTTGTGGGGACTGGCATACAGCAGCTGTGTCCTCATCGGGGCAGTTATTTACATATGGGGATGGAACTTTTGGGGTTCTCGGTCATGGGAAtcttcaaagtgtttttcatccCAAAGAAGTTGAATCTCTTAAAGGTTTGTGGGTAAAATCTGTTGCATGTGGATCATGGCACACTGCTGCTATTGTGGACGTCATTTTTGACCGGTTCAAGTTTAATGGTGTTGGCGGGAAATTATTTACATGGGGAGATGGTGATAAAGGGAGGCTTGGGCATGCTGATCTGGAGAAAAAGCTTCAACCAACATGTGTCGCACAGCTTGTGGAACATGATTTTGTTCAAGTTTCTTGTGGAAGAATGCTGACCGTTGCACTTACCAGGACAGGAAAGATCTATACAATGGGAAGCTCAGTGCATGGACAGTTGGGGAATCCACAGGCCAAGAATAAATCAATTGCAATCGTTGAAGGAAAGCTTAAAGAGGAGTTTGTTAAGGAGATATCATCCGGGACATACCATGTTGCCGCCTTGACATCAGGTGGAAGTGTATATACATGGGGGAAGGGGACAAATGGACAATTAGGATTAGGCAATGTAGAAGATAGAAATGTACCAACTTTGGTTGAGGCTTTGAGAGATAGACAGGTTCAAAGTATAGCTTGTGGATCAAATTTAACTGCTGCAATCTGTTTGCACAAATCTATATCTGTTAGTGATCAATCAGCTTGTAAAGGTTGTAGAATGCCCTTTGGATTTACAAGGAAGAAGCATAACTGCTATAATTGTGGCCTTCTGTTCTGCCGAGTATGTAGTAGCAAGAAGCTCATCAATGCATCTTTGGCACCTAATAAAAGCAAGCTTTGTAGAGTCTGTGATTCATGTTTTAACAGTTTGCAGAATATTACACATCCAGGTGGAGGTTCCAGGAAGCTGTTGTCCCAACAGAAGGCCTTATCTGacgaaaaagaagaaaggggtGGAGCAACCCCGCCTGGGCATCGTCTACAGTTGATGAGTCGGCCATCTCTTGAAAGCCAACCTGGTGAAAGGAAGACCTCGAGAAACCAAGGGGAAAAGCAGCAGCATTTAGAAACTGTCCCTTCTATTTCAGCTGGATTGCCACGATGGGGACAAGTTTCATGTCCTGCTATATTTGAATCTTGCTACAGAATGGATTCTGTACATCCCCTGGAACCAATATCTTCCAGTTCCAGTTCCTTGAATTTGGAAGAAGATAAACATGAGTCAAACAATATTCTTGTTGAAGAAGTTGAGAGACTAAGAGCACAG GCGAAGGGCCTCGAAATGCAATGTCAAACTGGAAGCCAGAAGATTCAAGAATGTCAACAAACAATAGAGAAAACTTGGTTACTGGCTAGGGAGGAAGCAGCTAAGTGTAAAGCAGCAAATGGGATAATTAAAGCTTTGGTACTAAGG CTTCATGCAATGTCCGATAAAGTCTCAGTTAGGAAAGGAGCAGAAGACGGAGGGGATCCGTATCAGCCTCAGACCAGACCTGACTACACAGATACCCCTACTGTGTTTGCCTCAACTCATTCACCTCTTCGAGTTAGATTGCCAAAAGACTGCAACGTAGAAAGTTTATCTAGCTCTCCTATTGTGTTTTCCAATTCGCTAAAGTCCTTGGATGGGAGAGAGTTGTGCCATGAAAACAGTATGCTAGGGGAAGATTTACATGACTCGACAACAGATCCTCGACGGAAGGGAACTAACGCGTCAAAGCTCGAATGGGTAGAACAGTACGAACCTGGTGTATACATTACATTTACAGTTTCGCCAGGCGGAGAAAAGGGTCTAAAGCGAGTCAGGTTCAG CCGTAAACGATTTGCCGAGAAAGAAGCAGGGCGATGGTGGGAGGAGAATGAAGTTATGGTATACCAGCATTATGGCATTGAAGGAtacaacaaatcaaatcaaaatcagGAAAAGAGCTGA